The following are from one region of the Stenotrophomonas lactitubi genome:
- a CDS encoding type III restriction-modification system endonuclease produces the protein MRLHFEPNLDYQMQAIEAVCDLFRGQEICRTDFTVTMKLPDEAQMSLGVAQSDLGVGNRLTLLDDELLKNLADIQLRGGLPPSGSLTSGDFTVEMETGTGKTYVYLRSIFELNKRYGFTKFVIVVPSVAIKEGVYKSLQITEEHFKGLYAGVPFDYFLYDSGKPGPVRNFATSANIQIMVVTVGAINKKDVNNLYKESEKTGGEKPIDLIKATRPIIIVDEPQSVDGGLEGRGKEALDAMSPLCTLRYSATHVDKHHMVFRLDAVDAYERKLVKQIEVASATVEDAHNKPFVRLVKVENKRGRISAKIELDKQVATGVQRVEVTVSDGDDLQQSADGRAIYADFRVGEINTAKGEEFMELRYPGGEVFLPPGQAHGDVDALAVQREMIRRTIKEHLDKEKHLRPLGIKVLSLFFIDAVDKYRQYGADGQPVKGVYAQMFEEEYRRAAKLPAYQSLFAEIDLASAAEEVHNGYFSIDKKGGWTDTAENNVGNRENAERAYNLIMKEKEKLLSFSTPLKFVFSHSALKEGWDNPNVFQICTLRDIQTERERRQTIGRGLRLCVNQDGERVRGFEVNTLTVVATENYEQFAENLQKEIEKDTGIRFGIVEPHQFSAIAVTGADGHAAPLGMEQSKALWEHLKAAGHIDAKGKVQDSLKAALKNGTLGLPAEFDAQKAQIAEVLRKVSGRLDIKNADERKQVPLRKGKDGKAVYLSDEFKALWDRIKHQTTYRVQFDNAKLVADCIAALQKAPVIAKARLQWRKADISIGKAGVAATEKAGAATVVLDEADIELPDLLTDLQDRTQLTRRTLVSILTGSGRLDDFKRNPQQFIELTAQTINRCKRLALVDGIKYQKLGGQHVYAQELFEKEELTGYLKNMLLDTQKSVYEHVVYDSTTERDFADGLEKNDAIKLYAKLPGWFKVPTPLGTYNPDWAVLVEEDGTQHLYFVVETKSSLFTDDLRDKESAKIECGKAHFTALEGGENPARYVVARSVGDLLTEAAKG, from the coding sequence ATGAGACTTCACTTCGAGCCCAACCTCGACTACCAGATGCAGGCCATCGAGGCTGTATGCGATCTTTTCCGTGGTCAGGAGATCTGCCGCACCGACTTCACGGTGACCATGAAATTGCCCGATGAAGCGCAGATGTCACTGGGCGTGGCGCAGTCCGACCTTGGCGTTGGCAACCGCTTGACGCTGCTCGACGACGAGCTGCTCAAGAATCTGGCTGACATCCAGTTGCGCGGTGGCCTCCCGCCTTCTGGCTCGCTGACTTCGGGCGACTTCACGGTGGAAATGGAGACCGGCACCGGTAAGACCTATGTGTATCTACGCTCGATTTTCGAGCTGAACAAACGCTACGGCTTCACCAAGTTCGTGATCGTGGTGCCTTCAGTGGCGATCAAGGAAGGTGTCTACAAGAGCCTGCAAATAACTGAGGAGCACTTCAAGGGCCTCTACGCGGGCGTGCCCTTCGATTACTTCTTGTACGACTCGGGCAAGCCTGGGCCGGTGCGCAACTTTGCCACGAGCGCCAACATCCAGATCATGGTGGTGACGGTGGGTGCCATCAACAAGAAGGATGTGAACAACCTCTACAAAGAGAGCGAGAAGACCGGCGGCGAAAAGCCTATTGATCTGATCAAGGCAACCCGGCCAATCATCATCGTGGATGAACCGCAGAGCGTGGACGGCGGCCTGGAAGGCCGTGGCAAGGAAGCACTGGACGCCATGAGCCCGCTCTGTACGCTGCGCTACTCCGCCACCCATGTGGACAAACACCACATGGTGTTCCGCCTGGATGCCGTGGATGCGTACGAGCGCAAGCTGGTCAAGCAGATCGAGGTGGCATCGGCCACGGTAGAAGACGCGCACAACAAGCCTTTCGTGCGTTTGGTGAAGGTGGAAAACAAGCGCGGCCGCATCAGCGCCAAGATTGAGCTGGATAAACAGGTCGCCACTGGCGTGCAGCGGGTTGAGGTGACGGTCAGCGATGGCGACGACCTTCAGCAGAGCGCCGATGGCCGCGCGATCTATGCCGACTTTCGGGTGGGTGAGATCAACACAGCTAAGGGCGAAGAGTTCATGGAACTGCGCTATCCCGGCGGCGAAGTGTTCTTGCCGCCTGGCCAAGCCCATGGTGATGTGGATGCGCTGGCCGTGCAGCGCGAGATGATCCGCCGCACGATCAAGGAGCACCTAGACAAGGAAAAGCATCTGCGGCCATTGGGGATCAAGGTATTGAGCCTGTTCTTCATCGACGCGGTGGACAAGTACCGTCAGTACGGTGCGGACGGCCAGCCGGTCAAGGGCGTGTATGCGCAGATGTTCGAGGAGGAATATCGCCGGGCCGCCAAGTTGCCCGCCTACCAGAGCTTGTTTGCCGAAATTGACCTGGCGTCCGCCGCCGAGGAGGTGCACAACGGCTATTTCTCCATCGACAAAAAGGGCGGCTGGACCGACACCGCCGAGAACAATGTGGGTAATCGGGAAAATGCCGAGCGGGCCTACAACCTGATCATGAAGGAGAAGGAGAAGCTGCTGTCCTTCAGCACGCCGCTGAAGTTTGTCTTCTCCCACTCCGCGCTCAAGGAAGGCTGGGACAACCCCAACGTGTTCCAGATTTGCACCTTGCGCGACATTCAGACCGAGCGCGAGCGACGCCAGACCATTGGTCGCGGCCTGCGTCTGTGCGTCAACCAGGATGGCGAGCGGGTACGCGGCTTCGAGGTCAACACCCTGACTGTGGTGGCCACGGAGAACTACGAACAGTTTGCCGAGAACCTGCAGAAGGAAATCGAGAAAGACACGGGCATCCGCTTTGGCATCGTGGAGCCGCACCAATTTTCCGCCATTGCCGTGACCGGCGCTGATGGGCATGCCGCACCGTTGGGCATGGAGCAATCGAAGGCGCTGTGGGAGCACCTGAAAGCTGCCGGCCATATCGATGCCAAGGGTAAGGTTCAGGATTCACTGAAAGCGGCGCTGAAGAACGGCACCTTGGGGCTGCCGGCCGAGTTTGATGCGCAGAAAGCCCAGATTGCCGAAGTGCTGCGCAAGGTGTCTGGCCGGCTGGACATCAAGAATGCCGATGAGCGCAAGCAGGTGCCGCTGCGCAAGGGCAAAGATGGCAAGGCCGTTTATCTGAGCGACGAGTTCAAGGCACTGTGGGACCGGATCAAACACCAAACAACGTACCGTGTGCAGTTCGATAACGCCAAGCTGGTGGCGGATTGCATCGCGGCGTTGCAGAAGGCCCCGGTGATTGCCAAGGCACGGCTGCAATGGCGCAAGGCCGACATCTCTATCGGCAAGGCAGGTGTCGCCGCGACAGAGAAAGCGGGCGCGGCGACCGTGGTGCTGGACGAGGCGGATATCGAGCTGCCGGATTTGCTGACCGACCTGCAGGACCGCACCCAGCTCACCCGGCGCACCCTCGTCAGCATCTTGACGGGAAGCGGCCGCCTTGACGACTTCAAGCGTAATCCGCAGCAGTTCATCGAATTGACCGCCCAAACCATCAACCGCTGCAAGCGCTTGGCCCTGGTCGATGGCATCAAGTACCAGAAGCTGGGTGGCCAGCATGTCTATGCGCAGGAGCTGTTCGAGAAGGAAGAGCTCACCGGCTATCTCAAGAACATGTTGCTGGATACACAGAAGTCGGTCTATGAGCATGTGGTGTACGACTCGACCACCGAACGCGACTTCGCCGATGGGCTGGAGAAGAACGACGCCATCAAACTCTACGCCAAGCTTCCAGGCTGGTTCAAAGTGCCCACGCCGCTGGGTACCTACAATCCCGATTGGGCCGTATTGGTAGAAGAAGACGGAACTCAGCACCTGTACTTTGTGGTGGAGACCAAGAGCAGCCTGTTTACCGATGACCTGCGCGACAAGGAAAGCGCCAAGATCGAATGCGGCAAGGCGCATTTCACTGCGCTGGAGGGGGGGGAGAACCCAGCCCGGTATGTGGTTGCGCGCTCGGTTGGTGATCTTTTGACCGAAGCGGCAAAG